CCTGTGGGCACCCGGCTCTCTCGCGTGTTCACCTCGGGAGGCAACCATCCCCAGCAGTGGGACACCTTCCGCTACGCGGGCCCGCTGCCCCACGCTCGGTTCGACCCACACCTACCCAGCACCCAGGGTGGTCCCACGGTCACCCGCGAACACGGCGTGCTGTACTTCTCACTGTCGGTGCGCACGTGCATCGCCGAAGTATACCAAGCTACGTCCACTGTGGACAGAAAAACTCGCGCTCCCCAGCTGGTGGTGTTCCGGTCGAGGCGGACGTTGCGACTGCTCGATCTCTCCGGTCTCTGGCCCACCCGGGCGGGTGCGTCGCAAGCGATCAACAACGGCCCCAAGGAACGCACCCAGGCATGGGCGCGCTGTATCCGGGCTGCCTACCCCGAACTCGACGGACTGTGGTATTGCTCGTCGATGGATGCGGGCCATCCGTCGCTGTGCCTGTGGGACCCACCCGGTGGCGACGCGCTGCCCGAATCGCCGGATGTCCTGCTGTCCTTGGACGACCCCGGCCTCGACGTGCCGTTGGGGCGCATCTGCACGGAACTCAGCTACACCCTGCTGGATTAGCAGTATGTCCGATTGTCCCGGCCGATGAGGCGCAGTTTTGCCGGAAACCTCCCGCAGGCGCGAAAGGCCGGGTTCGCACAGGCAGAGCGGCCGGCCCGCGAGGGACCGGCCGCCCTGTGCGCATCAGGCGCACATGTCAGCCACCCGAGGTGGCCTGCACGTCCTTCTTCGACTTCGCCAGGCTGGCGACAGTGGTGATCGCCAGTATCACGACGATCACACCCAGAGACAGGAAGTTGCCGATCTCCAGCCAGTCCGGCACCAGGTGGTATGCGTGCAGCGCGTGGATGACCAGCTTGATCCCGATGAACCCGAGAATGGCCGCCAGGCCGACCGACAGGTACACCAGCTTGTCCACGAGCCCGCCCAGCAGGAAGTAGAGCTGCCGCAGCCCCATCAGTGCGAACGCGTTGGCGGCGAAGACCAGGAACGGGTCCTGGGTGATCCCGAAGATCGCGGGGATGGAATCCACCGCGAACAGCAGGTCGGCGCTGCCGATCGCGACGATGACCACGGCCATCGGGGTCAGCCAGCGCTTACCCTCGATCTTCACCGTCATCTTCGTGCCGTGGTACTCATCGGTCACCGGGTACGCCTTGCGCACCCAGCGCACGACCGCGTTCTCCTTGTACTCCTCGTCCTCGTCCTTCTTCCGGACCATGCTGACCGCGGTCCAGAGGAGGAAAGCTCCGAAGATGAAAAAGACCCAGACGAAATTATTGATCAACTGGGCGCCGACGGCGATGAAAATACCGCGCATGACCAGCGCGAGCAGGATGCCGATCAGCAGCACCCGATGCTGGTGAACCGAGGGCACCGCGAAGCTGGACATGATCACCATGAAGATGAACAGGTTGTCCACGCTCAACGAGTACTCGGTGATGTAGCCGGTGAAATACTCGACGGCGAAGTGGTAACTGCCGAAGAACCAGACTCCGACACCGAACAGGATCGCGCAACCGATGTAGAAGGCCACCCACTTGCCGGCCTCCCCGGTCGTCACCTCGTGTGGCTTGCGGTCGACGATGACCAGGTCCAGCAACAGAAGTACGGCCAGACCGCCGAGTGTGACCAACCACACCCACCACGGTACATTCAACGTGTCCGACTGGGCTTGCGCCACATTCTGCGCCAGCACGTTCGTCTCGGCACCCATCGATCACCTCCGGTTCAGGGCACATGCCGGGGACCGGAGGTCTCTCCCACCGACCACGCCGGCCGACGGCACCGGGCCCCACCGCCTGATACGCAGGAGGGGTCCGTGATGACGATGCCGCCGCGAAGGAATACTCCCCTCCACAACCTGTGCAAGATTGTCACCGATGCACTCTTCGGGGTAACACTCGGGGGTAGGGATGATCCACACCATAGGTTCCGGACCGGAAGCAGGCGAACACTCCCGGTAGGGGCCGAACGTGAACGCACGCAGCCACACACTGTGCCAGGTAGCCATCGGATTGCTCTTTGATATCCGATTCATAGCGTCTCGGTCTTACCCCGCCTGTGGAGGCGTCTTGCGGCGCTCATGTCGCCTACTGTCGGGCACGTGCGTTCGATCCCCCGTTCCCGCAGGATCTTCCTGCTTATTTGCCTCGTTCTGGTTGTGCCCCTCGCCGCCGGTTCCTTCCTGTGGCCTGTCGACGAGCAGCCCGCGACGGCTGCTCCGGGCATCACCAGCAGGAATGTGCGGATCGACGTGCTGGACGGTCCGGAGCGACAGCAGCGTGTCCAAATCGACTTGAGGCTGTACGCCCCGGCGGAGACACCGGCGCCCGCCGTGGTGCTCGCGCACGGATTCGGCGAGGACAAGAGCAGCATGGCCGCCCCTGCCCGGCAATTGGCCACCCGCGGCTTCACCGTGCTGACCTATTCCTCGCGGGGCTTCGGTCACAGCACCGGTAAGATCGCGCTGAACTCGCCTGCGTACGAGGTCACCGACGCCCGCCAAATCCTCGACTGGCTTGCCCGGCAACCCGAGGTGGTCAGCGAGGACACGGACGACCCTCTGGTCGGGGTCGCCGGCGTCTCCTACGGTGGCGCGCTGAGCTTACTGCTGGCGGGGACCGATCCGCGGGTCGATGCGATCGCGCCCATCATGACCTACAACGATCTGACCGGGGCGCTGCTGCCGAACTCGGCCTCTTCCGAGCCGATCCCATCGGCAACTCCCGGACACGGTTCCTTCGGCGACCACGGAGTGTTCAAGGAGACATGGGCGGGGCTGTTCTTCGCCACCGGCACCCGCGACTCGGCTCCGACGGAGGCTTTCGGCAACACCGGGCATTCCGTGGCGGATAGCAGACCCTCCCAGGGGACCGCCCCGCCCGACAGCCTCCCGTCCGACAGTGCCCCCTCGGAAAGCGCCCAGCCCGGGATCGCCTCGTCCGAAAGCGCCCAGCCCGCACCTTCTTCAGCCAACCCGTCCTCTCTCCCCTCCCCTCCGGCTTCCTCTTCTCCGGCTTCTTCGCCCTCGGCTTCCCGAGCCCCGCAACTCGGCTCCGCGATTTGCGGGAACTTCATCGCCGAGGTCTGTGCCGCCTACACCGAACTGGCCCGCACCGGCACGGCCAGTCAGCAAACCCTCGGTCTGCTCGCCGCGGCGTCGCCTGCGAGTGTCACCGACAACATCGACGTGCCGACGCTGCTCGTGCAAGGACAGCGAGACTCACTGTTCGGCCTCGCCCAGGCCGACGCCAACGCGCGTCAGATCGCCGCGGCAGGCGGCGAGGTCAAGATGATCTGGTACGCAGGCGGACACGGCGGTTCGGGACTCGCCCCTTCCCTGTGGTCCCGCGTGGGTGACTGGTTCGCCCACTACCTCCACGATCCCGGTGCGCCCGAAATGCCCGCCCCTCAGGCAGCCTTCGAGTATCAAGTCGTCGCGGAACAGCAACCGGGCGAGGAAGCAACATCGCGCACCGTGGTCGCCTCCGCCTATCCCGGTCTGCAAGGACAGCACACACAACGCTATTCGTTGCCGCTGCACGGGGCACCGACCCGTGTGATCAACCCGCCAGGAGGCCGCCCCACCTCCACGAGCTCGCTGCCCGGTACCAGCATGGCGCCGGAGGCAGCCGAGGCGCTCGACCACCGATTCGCCACGGACATCGCCGGGCAGGTGGCGACCTTTCGCACCAGTCCCGCCGAGCAACAGCTACTGATCACCGGTGTTCCACAGACCCGGTTATCGGTGGCCTCCGTGCCCGGGCAGGCAAGCACGGGGGAGGCCGTCCTGTTCGCCAAGCTCTACGACGTGGGCCCGGACGGGCACCGTGAACTGCTCGGCAATGGTGTCGCACCGCTGCGCATCACCGACCTTCCCGCCGACGGCACGCCGGTCGAGGTCAACGTGGCCCTGCCCGGCATGGTGCACACCCTGCAAGCCGGACATCACCTCCGATTGGCGGTCACGACCACCGATCGTGCCTATACGACACCGGACACACCCGCCGTACACCGCATCGGTCTCGCGGGCGAGCGTGCCGTGTCGTTGCCTTCGGTCCCGGGCACGTCGACCACCGAATCGGCCTGGCCCACCGCGGCACTGACCGGCATGGGCGCGATCGTGCTGATGGCCTTGCTCGGCTGGGTGGCGGCACTCGTGCACAGGCGAGTCGGCACCACCATCGAGGCCGGCCTCGTCGACACTCCCCTGGCCATCTCCGGCCTGGGCAAGTCCTACCGGGACAAGTCGACCGCCGTACGAGATCTGTCGATGCGGGTCGAGCGCGGCCAGGTCGTCGGACTGCTCGGCCCCAACGGCGCGGGAAAAACCACCACGCTGCGGATGATGCTGGGGCTGCTTCGACCGAGCAGTGGCGAGGTCCGCGTCTTCGGACGCCGCATCTCGCCCGGGTCCCCGGTGCTCGCACGCGTCGGCACTTTCGTGGAAGATCCGGGTTTGTTACCGCACTTGTCCGGCATGAACAACCTTCAGTCCTACTGGGCGGCCACGGGCAGACCCGAAGCGCACGCGCATTTCGAGGAGGTCCTGCACACTGTCGGACTGGAATCGGCGGCGGAACAGCCGGTCAGCACCTACAGCCATGGCATGAAGCAGCGTCTGGCCATCGCCCGGGCGATGCTGGGGCTGCCCGACCTGCTCGTGCTCGACGAACCGACCAACGGCCTGGACCCGCCGCAGATCCATCGGATGCGCGAGGTTCTGCGGCGCTATGCGTCCACGGGCCGAGCCGTTCTGCTGTCCAGTCACCTGCTTGCCGAGGTCGAACAGACTTGCACCCACGTTGTGGTCATGCACCGGG
This Haloactinomyces albus DNA region includes the following protein-coding sequences:
- a CDS encoding RES family NAD+ phosphorylase, whose product is MARLPQPPAPAVLQAMLRRTEDVIALPVGTRLSRVFTSGGNHPQQWDTFRYAGPLPHARFDPHLPSTQGGPTVTREHGVLYFSLSVRTCIAEVYQATSTVDRKTRAPQLVVFRSRRTLRLLDLSGLWPTRAGASQAINNGPKERTQAWARCIRAAYPELDGLWYCSSMDAGHPSLCLWDPPGGDALPESPDVLLSLDDPGLDVPLGRICTELSYTLLD
- a CDS encoding TerC family protein, whose amino-acid sequence is MGAETNVLAQNVAQAQSDTLNVPWWVWLVTLGGLAVLLLLDLVIVDRKPHEVTTGEAGKWVAFYIGCAILFGVGVWFFGSYHFAVEYFTGYITEYSLSVDNLFIFMVIMSSFAVPSVHQHRVLLIGILLALVMRGIFIAVGAQLINNFVWVFFIFGAFLLWTAVSMVRKKDEDEEYKENAVVRWVRKAYPVTDEYHGTKMTVKIEGKRWLTPMAVVIVAIGSADLLFAVDSIPAIFGITQDPFLVFAANAFALMGLRQLYFLLGGLVDKLVYLSVGLAAILGFIGIKLVIHALHAYHLVPDWLEIGNFLSLGVIVVILAITTVASLAKSKKDVQATSGG
- a CDS encoding alpha/beta fold hydrolase gives rise to the protein MRSIPRSRRIFLLICLVLVVPLAAGSFLWPVDEQPATAAPGITSRNVRIDVLDGPERQQRVQIDLRLYAPAETPAPAVVLAHGFGEDKSSMAAPARQLATRGFTVLTYSSRGFGHSTGKIALNSPAYEVTDARQILDWLARQPEVVSEDTDDPLVGVAGVSYGGALSLLLAGTDPRVDAIAPIMTYNDLTGALLPNSASSEPIPSATPGHGSFGDHGVFKETWAGLFFATGTRDSAPTEAFGNTGHSVADSRPSQGTAPPDSLPSDSAPSESAQPGIASSESAQPAPSSANPSSLPSPPASSSPASSPSASRAPQLGSAICGNFIAEVCAAYTELARTGTASQQTLGLLAAASPASVTDNIDVPTLLVQGQRDSLFGLAQADANARQIAAAGGEVKMIWYAGGHGGSGLAPSLWSRVGDWFAHYLHDPGAPEMPAPQAAFEYQVVAEQQPGEEATSRTVVASAYPGLQGQHTQRYSLPLHGAPTRVINPPGGRPTSTSSLPGTSMAPEAAEALDHRFATDIAGQVATFRTSPAEQQLLITGVPQTRLSVASVPGQASTGEAVLFAKLYDVGPDGHRELLGNGVAPLRITDLPADGTPVEVNVALPGMVHTLQAGHHLRLAVTTTDRAYTTPDTPAVHRIGLAGERAVSLPSVPGTSTTESAWPTAALTGMGAIVLMALLGWVAALVHRRVGTTIEAGLVDTPLAISGLGKSYRDKSTAVRDLSMRVERGQVVGLLGPNGAGKTTTLRMMLGLLRPSSGEVRVFGRRISPGSPVLARVGTFVEDPGLLPHLSGMNNLQSYWAATGRPEAHAHFEEVLHTVGLESAAEQPVSTYSHGMKQRLAIARAMLGLPDLLVLDEPTNGLDPPQIHRMREVLRRYASTGRAVLLSSHLLAEVEQTCTHVVVMHRGEHIAAGSIEEIVAHDGETTFRVDEPANAAATLRSLEGLGAVQADGNTVHAELGGHTAAVAVNALVAAGVSVNQVGPRRLEDAFLELLEEENR